A part of Myxococcus landrumus genomic DNA contains:
- a CDS encoding diacylglycerol/lipid kinase family protein, translating to MKTFLVVNPRSANGQTGKRWVEIAAQVGRVLGEFGHGFTQGGMDAARIAREALDQGYECIVAVGGDGTLNEVTNGFFRDGKAINPNAALGLIPRGTGGDFRRTFGWGLDLESSLERLRSGTTEPFDVGRLDFIGNDGNPATRYFANIASFGVSAVVAAEVNSGSKALGGNVSFLWGTVKGLLKHTERKVKLSTDGGPAETLDITAVAVANGRYFGSGMFVAPDAITHDGAFDITIWSGYGLSDFVLKSKGVYNGSHVTWKGTRRLRCQTLHAESADGHDVILDVDGETPGRLPATFTLLPSAIRIKV from the coding sequence ATGAAGACGTTCCTCGTGGTCAACCCGCGCAGCGCGAATGGCCAGACCGGAAAGCGCTGGGTGGAGATTGCCGCGCAGGTGGGGCGGGTGCTCGGCGAGTTCGGGCACGGCTTCACCCAAGGCGGGATGGATGCCGCGCGCATTGCTCGCGAGGCATTGGACCAGGGGTACGAGTGCATTGTCGCGGTCGGCGGTGACGGCACGCTCAACGAAGTCACCAACGGCTTCTTCCGCGACGGCAAGGCCATCAACCCGAACGCGGCCCTGGGCCTCATTCCCCGAGGCACTGGCGGCGACTTCCGCCGCACCTTCGGCTGGGGCCTGGACCTGGAGTCCTCCCTCGAGCGTCTGCGCTCCGGAACCACCGAGCCCTTCGACGTGGGGCGGCTCGACTTCATCGGCAACGATGGCAACCCCGCGACGCGCTACTTCGCCAACATCGCCTCGTTTGGCGTCAGCGCGGTGGTGGCCGCGGAGGTGAACAGTGGCAGCAAGGCGCTCGGCGGCAACGTCAGCTTCTTGTGGGGCACGGTGAAGGGGTTGCTCAAGCACACCGAGCGCAAGGTGAAGCTGTCCACGGATGGCGGCCCCGCGGAGACGCTCGACATCACCGCGGTCGCCGTGGCGAACGGGCGCTACTTCGGCAGCGGCATGTTCGTGGCCCCCGATGCCATCACGCATGACGGCGCCTTCGACATCACCATCTGGTCCGGTTATGGCCTGAGTGACTTCGTCCTCAAGTCGAAGGGCGTCTACAACGGCTCGCACGTCACCTGGAAGGGCACGCGCCGCCTGCGTTGCCAGACGCTCCACGCCGAGTCCGCTGATGGCCACGACGTGATTCTCGACGTTGATGGCGAGACGCCCGGACGCCTTCCCGCGACCTTCACGCTGCTGCCCTCGGCCATCCGCATCAAGGTGTAG
- a CDS encoding right-handed parallel beta-helix repeat-containing protein, with product MVLLLPLPALAAQVPVQCNNTTNDDETLNAAVAASAVGDELVISGPCLINSTIRLRGQRAYRGGEPSGTVIRQANGANLAALMASDTWLDAQTYTGDPVSVKNLTLEGNASNNPGKATDGLVLMSWNSTAENLRINHMRGSGIRLTNTNSAGTAIVNTQVNGRIVHNFISDSGLHGVYVQDSGNSVTDWDLIDNWIADSGESAIRMENAAGWKVRGNHLYGVGQSALVVRRMFGTTIADNYVEGFGEGATAGTWAGIDVTVQGDAASVISDNKIFNFGGEPNAASRYHYLSIGQVNYGTGFVSVTGNAIRGIGGATSRGLSYEKGGGTSLTVTSTGNLVTGVGTSRHVGTGVTVTAGQ from the coding sequence ATGGTTCTGTTGCTGCCGCTCCCCGCGCTCGCGGCGCAAGTGCCGGTGCAGTGCAACAACACCACCAACGACGACGAGACGCTCAACGCCGCCGTCGCCGCGAGCGCGGTGGGGGATGAGCTCGTCATCTCCGGGCCGTGCCTCATCAACTCGACGATTCGTCTGCGCGGTCAGCGGGCATACCGGGGAGGCGAGCCCTCGGGCACCGTCATCCGGCAGGCGAATGGGGCCAACCTCGCCGCGCTGATGGCCAGTGACACGTGGTTGGATGCGCAGACCTACACGGGGGACCCGGTGAGCGTGAAGAACCTCACGCTGGAGGGCAACGCCAGCAACAACCCTGGCAAGGCCACCGACGGCCTCGTGTTGATGTCGTGGAACTCCACCGCGGAGAACCTGCGCATCAATCACATGCGCGGCTCGGGCATCCGCCTCACCAACACCAACAGCGCTGGGACGGCCATCGTCAACACGCAGGTGAACGGGCGCATCGTCCACAACTTCATCAGCGACTCGGGCCTCCATGGTGTGTACGTCCAGGACTCCGGCAACTCCGTGACGGATTGGGACCTCATCGACAACTGGATTGCGGATTCAGGAGAGAGCGCCATCCGCATGGAGAACGCGGCGGGTTGGAAGGTGCGCGGCAATCACCTCTACGGCGTGGGCCAGTCCGCCCTCGTCGTGCGCCGGATGTTCGGCACCACCATCGCCGACAACTACGTCGAGGGCTTCGGTGAGGGCGCCACCGCGGGGACGTGGGCGGGCATCGACGTTACGGTTCAGGGCGACGCGGCCTCGGTCATCTCGGACAACAAAATCTTCAACTTCGGCGGTGAGCCCAACGCCGCCTCTCGCTACCACTACCTGTCCATCGGCCAGGTCAACTACGGCACGGGGTTCGTCTCGGTGACGGGGAACGCCATTCGAGGCATCGGCGGCGCGACCAGCCGGGGCTTGAGCTACGAGAAGGGGGGCGGTACCTCGCTGACCGTCACCTCGACGGGCAACCTCGTCACGGGCGTCGGCACCTCGCGCCACGTGGGAACAGGCGTCACCGTCACCGCGGGCCAGTGA